A section of the Verrucomicrobiota bacterium genome encodes:
- a CDS encoding acyl-CoA dehydrogenase family protein → MYFTKEHDMLRQSVRRFAERELAPGAADRDEQESFDPALFKKLGDLGVLGVTVDEKYGGAGMDTVAATIVMEEFGAVCASTALTYLAHSILAVHNLAGNASDSQKKKYLPRLCSGEWIGGMAMTEPGAGSDAVGMKTKAERKGDRYVLNGTKSFITNGPIGNLFWVYAKTGPARKDISTFIIENGFAGFRVGKKLSKLGMRGSPTGELVFEDCEVPAENLVGDEGSSTAHMMRNLNIERITIAGISLGLARAAHEFSLRYATERKQFGKPIGSFQMVQKMIADNFIEYSAARAMTYEAAVTHSKGEDSNSRAAACKVFAAEAATRIGMNAIQILGGYGYTKEYPVERFMRDAKLMEIGAGTSEIMRSIVARELLSKIDSTQKW, encoded by the coding sequence ATGTATTTCACCAAAGAACACGACATGCTCCGCCAATCGGTGAGACGATTTGCGGAACGCGAATTAGCCCCCGGCGCCGCTGACCGCGATGAACAGGAAAGTTTTGACCCGGCCCTCTTCAAAAAGTTGGGCGACTTGGGTGTGTTGGGCGTAACTGTGGATGAGAAATACGGCGGCGCCGGAATGGATACGGTGGCCGCAACAATCGTCATGGAGGAATTCGGCGCGGTTTGCGCGAGCACGGCCTTGACCTACCTGGCGCATTCGATTCTTGCCGTCCACAACCTCGCGGGCAACGCCAGCGACAGCCAGAAGAAGAAGTATCTGCCCCGCCTTTGCTCCGGCGAATGGATCGGTGGCATGGCGATGACCGAGCCGGGCGCCGGGTCGGACGCGGTCGGCATGAAAACCAAGGCCGAGCGCAAGGGTGATCGCTACGTTCTGAATGGAACCAAGTCATTCATCACGAATGGCCCCATTGGAAACCTGTTTTGGGTTTATGCGAAGACCGGTCCGGCCCGAAAGGACATCAGCACCTTCATTATTGAAAACGGCTTTGCCGGATTTCGCGTTGGCAAGAAACTCTCGAAACTCGGGATGCGTGGCAGCCCGACCGGCGAGCTGGTTTTTGAAGACTGCGAAGTTCCAGCGGAAAATCTGGTCGGCGACGAGGGCTCCAGCACGGCGCACATGATGAGGAACTTGAACATCGAGCGCATCACCATCGCGGGAATCAGTCTGGGATTGGCTCGCGCGGCCCACGAGTTCTCGCTCCGTTACGCGACGGAGCGGAAACAATTCGGCAAGCCGATCGGATCATTTCAAATGGTTCAAAAAATGATCGCGGACAATTTTATTGAATACTCCGCCGCGCGCGCCATGACGTACGAAGCCGCGGTCACACATTCCAAGGGCGAGGACTCCAACAGCCGGGCCGCAGCGTGCAAGGTCTTTGCCGCCGAGGCAGCCACGCGGATTGGCATGAACGCCATACAGATCCTTGGCGGCTATGGCTATACCAAGGAGTATCCCGTGGAACGTTTCATGCGCGACGCCAAGCTGATGGAGATTGGCGCGGGCACCAGTGAAATCATGCGTTCCATCGTCGCCCGGGAACTTCTGTCGAAAATTGATTCAACTCAGAAGTGGTAA
- a CDS encoding neutral/alkaline non-lysosomal ceramidase N-terminal domain-containing protein yields the protein MEVKPEVRSRPRRRWLKWSVRVVVVGVGLIIVGVVCSVKPVDHTPYFTTHYYESTRSKFTEQARGYQLARGPLRAGFGRAKLSPSVGAQQDAPEQGKFRSVPLAGYGDRSGRPAEGTHDDLWAKAVALEVGTQRVVIVSADALIMPREIAEAATTQLKSKYSLRREQIYFSATHTHCGPGGWGEGVVSEAFVGGFQPGVRTWFAQQIVAAVDEAMTNLSTATIGSGRFNAPGFVHNRLVGDKGRVDDEFVFTVIRNANGGSAVMGVFGAHATVLSGRVMQFSADYPGYWQRKVEEQTHGLAMFLAGGVGSHGPDAKGGGFEGAQRMGEALAEEVLKRLTDVKVFPDTSLGIFGLELQLPEAQVRLTDGWRLRPAITRRLMPVSDHTFIQTVRLGDTLWFSTPCDFSGELALDLKGMMERHGLHAVVTSFNGDYIGYVVPLQYYHYPGYEPRLMSFYGPYVSVYLMDWMRRMAGVASDERPAAVASSKE from the coding sequence ATGGAAGTGAAGCCTGAAGTTCGTTCGCGCCCGCGCCGACGCTGGTTGAAATGGAGTGTCCGAGTTGTTGTCGTCGGAGTTGGACTGATCATCGTCGGTGTGGTTTGCAGTGTCAAACCGGTGGATCACACGCCGTACTTCACAACGCACTACTACGAATCAACTCGCTCCAAGTTCACCGAACAGGCGCGTGGTTACCAGCTTGCGAGGGGACCGCTCCGCGCCGGGTTTGGGCGCGCGAAACTGTCACCGAGCGTCGGTGCACAGCAGGACGCGCCGGAGCAGGGGAAGTTTCGTTCTGTGCCTTTGGCGGGATATGGTGATCGGAGCGGGCGACCGGCAGAAGGGACGCACGATGATTTGTGGGCCAAGGCGGTCGCGTTGGAGGTCGGCACGCAACGCGTCGTCATCGTCAGCGCGGATGCGTTGATCATGCCGCGAGAAATCGCGGAAGCCGCGACGACACAACTCAAGTCGAAATATTCGCTGCGCCGCGAACAGATTTATTTTTCCGCGACGCATACCCATTGTGGGCCGGGCGGTTGGGGGGAAGGCGTGGTAAGCGAAGCGTTCGTCGGCGGGTTTCAACCCGGAGTGCGCACGTGGTTTGCCCAGCAAATCGTCGCGGCGGTGGATGAGGCGATGACCAATCTGTCCACCGCAACCATTGGGAGTGGTCGTTTCAACGCGCCGGGTTTTGTGCACAACCGGCTGGTGGGAGACAAGGGACGCGTGGACGACGAATTCGTCTTCACGGTGATCCGAAATGCAAATGGTGGTTCGGCGGTGATGGGCGTTTTTGGCGCGCACGCCACGGTGTTGTCGGGCCGCGTGATGCAGTTCAGCGCGGATTATCCGGGTTACTGGCAGCGCAAGGTCGAGGAGCAAACGCACGGCCTGGCTATGTTTCTGGCGGGCGGCGTCGGCAGCCACGGGCCGGACGCCAAAGGCGGCGGCTTTGAAGGCGCGCAGCGAATGGGCGAGGCGTTGGCGGAGGAAGTGTTGAAACGGCTCACGGACGTGAAGGTTTTTCCCGATACATCACTCGGTATTTTTGGTTTGGAACTCCAATTGCCCGAGGCGCAGGTGCGGCTTACGGACGGCTGGCGGCTGCGGCCCGCCATCACACGGCGGTTGATGCCGGTGAGCGATCACACGTTCATTCAGACGGTGCGATTGGGCGACACGCTTTGGTTTTCAACGCCGTGCGATTTCAGCGGCGAACTGGCTTTGGACTTGAAGGGGATGATGGAGCGTCACGGATTGCACGCGGTGGTGACCAGCTTCAACGGCGATTACATCGGGTACGTTGTGCCGCTGCAATATTACCACTACCCCGGCTACGAGCCGCGCTTGATGTCGTTTTATGGACCTTACGTTTCGGTTTACTTGATGGACTGGATGCGGAGGATGGCGGGAGTTGCGAGTGACGAACGACCAGCGGCGGTTGCTTCATCGAAGGAGTGA
- a CDS encoding DUF4118 domain-containing protein, which produces MTTPDSTIQPEPSVSRRVLLAALRWRPTHLIVSVAILLLDVVTGPYIQFPITFVLPVTLAAWFCTRRFAVLLAVLLPIGRLDIAFYIDQQTPLLYSVMNTCIRIVLLVFIAYLVSRTARQTRELAKEVQLLEGILPICSFCKKIRDADQQWHPIETYIAHRSEASFTHSFCPECLKRHYGEVFRE; this is translated from the coding sequence ATGACCACTCCAGATTCCACGATCCAACCGGAGCCGAGCGTCTCCCGCCGGGTTTTGCTTGCTGCTTTGCGCTGGCGGCCAACCCACTTGATTGTCAGTGTCGCCATTCTCCTGCTTGATGTTGTCACCGGTCCGTACATCCAATTCCCCATCACCTTTGTCCTCCCGGTCACGCTGGCGGCTTGGTTTTGTACCCGACGCTTTGCAGTGTTGCTGGCGGTACTTCTTCCGATTGGGCGTCTCGACATCGCCTTCTACATCGATCAACAGACGCCGCTCCTCTACAGCGTCATGAACACTTGCATCCGAATTGTTCTGTTGGTGTTCATCGCCTACCTGGTGAGCCGCACCGCTCGACAGACCCGCGAGCTTGCGAAGGAAGTCCAACTCCTTGAAGGAATTTTGCCGATCTGTAGCTTCTGCAAGAAAATCCGGGATGCAGATCAACAGTGGCACCCGATCGAAACTTACATCGCGCATCGCTCCGAGGCGTCGTTCACCCACAGTTTTTGTCCCGAGTGCCTCAAACGACATTATGGCGAGGTGTTTCGTGAATGA
- a CDS encoding glycoside hydrolase family 9 protein — MCVVGIHAHSGQTVLVSAADYVPANVAPNPSFELEAKRLGGWLPLGVEPTNGGARVFITNAVHRQGSHSLCVQPGPQGLVTGRRFVSSYNGGEDELHATGTNGVRGARTIALRLDPDIRSVNASVWIHAPVTARFQLSLVWTGREGRRPADVLHVDKTEMRSREENGWRLYQLTATRPIRSHQVQLWVESDSTETFYLDDVEITMQRAPGLEVLVDQLGYETPSTAKVALLQSASSLETAPTARVIDLESFREVLRGDWQRCEPIPDWDRFHWAFDFSAITNRGRYVVAAGEGKAAALSPPFTIGDDLLRRHAAEPGYRFFYYQRCGTAVPGFHAACHLDDARMPDGKHRDLSGGWHDAGDYNKYCGFTPESFYALAVAYHRQSKLFDQWDRDRNGRADILDEALWGAEFLLKAIDRDSLELVVNTISTGYRYWGEPQKETDNRPGNNDDRPVTQLGGDPTWCAAGFALTGAALKKIGDTARGDDLIRLAVRLHEKIGGNMETLAALHAAIGDAKYRQAAQQQVENILKQPKPEDSFRALGEFASAFPDDPHVARIKPVAARRIADLEKFCALPFEVARYLGADGGSVYFQPYADVNDWYVGSMMRQLDVAIEGALAAKLGVIAGRRLAENQVHWILGRNPFGVSLMEGVGSNFVPNYHHRYNTIPGNPRGAVPGALLNGIIRAWPHQDRPWLDLTPEPNADYHCNEPWLPYNNRWMILISVW; from the coding sequence ATGTGCGTCGTTGGGATTCACGCTCATTCGGGCCAGACTGTATTGGTATCCGCCGCCGACTATGTTCCCGCCAACGTCGCGCCCAATCCTTCCTTTGAACTGGAAGCTAAACGGCTTGGTGGCTGGCTGCCGCTCGGCGTAGAACCGACCAACGGTGGGGCGCGTGTCTTCATCACAAACGCAGTTCATCGTCAAGGTTCTCACTCGCTCTGTGTGCAACCGGGTCCTCAAGGACTCGTCACCGGCAGACGATTTGTGTCCAGCTACAATGGCGGCGAGGATGAGCTTCACGCCACCGGCACCAACGGCGTTCGCGGCGCACGCACGATTGCGCTGCGTCTCGATCCGGACATCCGCAGCGTGAACGCCTCCGTTTGGATTCATGCGCCGGTGACTGCCCGCTTTCAACTTTCGCTCGTCTGGACGGGCCGCGAGGGACGACGGCCAGCCGACGTGCTGCACGTGGACAAGACCGAAATGCGTAGCCGCGAGGAAAATGGCTGGCGACTTTATCAACTCACCGCGACGCGACCCATCCGCAGCCATCAAGTACAACTCTGGGTCGAAAGCGATTCCACCGAAACTTTCTACCTCGACGATGTGGAAATCACCATGCAGCGTGCGCCCGGCCTTGAAGTTCTCGTGGACCAACTCGGTTACGAAACTCCATCCACCGCGAAAGTCGCCTTGTTGCAATCAGCATCGTCGTTGGAAACTGCTCCCACCGCTCGTGTGATTGACTTGGAGAGTTTTCGCGAAGTTCTTCGCGGCGACTGGCAGCGATGCGAACCGATCCCCGACTGGGACCGCTTCCATTGGGCCTTCGACTTTTCGGCAATCACGAATCGGGGACGCTACGTGGTCGCCGCTGGCGAAGGCAAGGCGGCCGCGCTGTCGCCGCCGTTCACCATCGGAGACGACTTGCTCCGCCGACACGCCGCCGAGCCGGGCTACCGTTTCTTCTACTATCAACGCTGCGGCACCGCCGTGCCCGGCTTCCACGCTGCCTGTCATCTGGACGACGCCCGGATGCCCGATGGCAAACACCGCGACCTCAGCGGCGGCTGGCACGACGCCGGCGACTACAACAAGTATTGTGGTTTTACGCCGGAAAGTTTTTATGCGCTGGCCGTCGCCTATCACCGCCAGTCGAAACTGTTCGACCAATGGGATCGTGACCGAAATGGTCGCGCCGACATTCTCGACGAAGCGCTCTGGGGCGCGGAGTTTCTGCTCAAGGCCATCGACCGTGACTCGCTCGAACTCGTCGTCAACACCATCTCCACCGGCTACCGTTACTGGGGCGAGCCGCAAAAGGAGACCGACAACCGGCCCGGCAACAACGACGACCGTCCCGTCACGCAACTCGGTGGTGATCCGACCTGGTGTGCGGCAGGATTCGCGCTCACGGGCGCGGCGTTGAAGAAGATCGGCGACACTGCCCGCGGCGACGACCTCATTCGTCTCGCCGTGCGACTGCACGAGAAGATTGGTGGTAACATGGAAACACTCGCGGCCCTTCACGCTGCAATCGGCGACGCGAAATACCGTCAAGCCGCGCAACAACAAGTCGAAAACATTTTGAAACAGCCGAAGCCGGAAGACAGTTTTCGCGCCCTCGGTGAATTCGCCTCCGCATTTCCCGACGACCCACACGTCGCTCGCATCAAACCCGTGGCCGCACGGCGCATCGCAGACTTGGAGAAGTTTTGCGCGCTGCCGTTTGAAGTGGCGCGGTATCTCGGCGCGGATGGAGGCTCTGTCTATTTCCAACCCTACGCCGACGTGAACGATTGGTATGTCGGCAGCATGATGCGGCAACTGGACGTTGCCATCGAGGGCGCGCTGGCGGCGAAGCTGGGCGTCATCGCCGGGCGTCGGCTCGCGGAGAACCAGGTGCATTGGATTCTCGGACGCAATCCCTTTGGCGTGTCGCTGATGGAAGGCGTCGGCAGCAACTTCGTTCCGAACTATCATCACCGTTACAACACCATTCCCGGTAATCCGCGCGGCGCGGTGCCGGGCGCGTTGCTCAACGGCATCATCCGCGCGTGGCCGCACCAGGACCGTCCGTGGCTGGACCTGACGCCCGAACCGAACGCCGACTACCATTGCAACGAACCCTGGCTCCCCTACAACAACCGTTGGATGATTCTGATTTCGGTGTGGTGA
- a CDS encoding alpha/beta fold hydrolase — protein MNRRKWVIVILLSFVLLLGLGVVLLNVYSVARARAALTPFDTHFDSSLPGRTIAENGLNADFFTSASERPRKVVIILGGSEGGKHWSTNRDHIQKLLDRGYCVLVLAYFHAPGLPEYLREIPLEYFEKAFQWLAKQKEVVADDYAVFGHSRGGELALLLASRFPQIKAVIALVPSSVVFPSSPQGLFDVLAGQHSPWTYQRQALPFVPWPVSLHNAPSMLTYRQTGMFKQALQNRSAVASAIIPVENIKGPILCISATQDEVWPSTMMCSQIVSRLDEKGFSFFHDHIRHDQTHGWCGLETCWPKVVKFLDEHFK, from the coding sequence ATGAATCGCCGAAAATGGGTAATCGTCATCCTGCTCAGTTTTGTCTTACTCTTAGGACTGGGCGTGGTGCTGCTAAATGTCTATTCCGTGGCTAGAGCCAGGGCGGCCCTCACTCCATTTGATACCCATTTTGACAGCAGCCTGCCCGGAAGAACGATTGCTGAAAACGGGCTCAACGCTGATTTCTTTACCAGCGCCTCGGAGAGGCCGCGAAAAGTGGTCATCATCCTGGGCGGTTCAGAAGGCGGAAAGCATTGGAGCACCAATCGAGACCACATTCAGAAACTGTTGGATCGTGGGTACTGCGTGCTGGTTCTGGCTTATTTTCATGCTCCCGGCTTGCCGGAATACTTGAGGGAAATACCGCTTGAGTATTTTGAGAAGGCATTTCAATGGCTCGCCAAGCAGAAGGAAGTGGTTGCCGACGATTATGCGGTCTTTGGCCACTCGCGTGGCGGCGAACTGGCGTTGTTGCTTGCCAGTCGTTTCCCCCAAATTAAGGCTGTTATCGCTTTGGTGCCCAGTTCGGTCGTCTTTCCGAGTTCACCCCAAGGCCTGTTCGATGTGCTGGCAGGCCAGCATTCACCCTGGACCTACCAGAGACAGGCTTTGCCTTTTGTTCCGTGGCCCGTTTCGCTGCACAATGCGCCGAGCATGCTGACTTACCGGCAGACAGGGATGTTCAAGCAGGCGCTTCAAAACCGTAGCGCCGTCGCCTCGGCCATAATTCCAGTCGAGAACATCAAGGGACCCATTCTTTGCATTTCCGCGACCCAGGATGAGGTGTGGCCTTCGACAATGATGTGCAGCCAGATTGTCTCAAGACTCGACGAGAAAGGATTCTCGTTCTTTCATGACCATATTCGTCACGATCAAACCCACGGTTGGTGTGGACTTGAAACGTGTTGGCCAAAGGTGGTTAAGTTTTTAGATGAACATTTCAAGTAG
- a CDS encoding GreA/GreB family elongation factor has translation MSKAFTRESDDVPDQRVLPSVSALPPGAKNYLTPDGARRLREELDRLVNLERPQISATSEDPDAKRRLQMLDQRILHLQQSLESAVVVNPPEVPEDRIRFGATVTVRERNGNESRYRIVGVDETDIDRGWVSWLSPIAKALLNARRGQRVRFKLPSGETELEIVDMAYET, from the coding sequence ATGAGCAAGGCGTTCACGCGCGAGTCAGATGACGTTCCTGATCAACGTGTCCTTCCCTCGGTTTCAGCACTGCCGCCAGGAGCGAAAAATTACCTGACGCCGGATGGCGCGCGGCGTTTGCGCGAAGAACTGGATCGTCTGGTCAACCTTGAACGACCCCAGATTTCCGCCACCTCGGAAGATCCCGACGCCAAACGTCGGCTTCAAATGTTGGATCAACGGATTCTTCACCTTCAGCAGAGTTTGGAATCAGCGGTGGTGGTGAATCCGCCCGAAGTGCCAGAGGATCGTATTCGGTTTGGTGCCACGGTGACTGTGCGCGAGCGCAACGGCAACGAATCGCGTTATCGCATCGTGGGCGTGGACGAAACCGACATTGACCGTGGTTGGGTGAGCTGGCTTTCGCCCATCGCCAAGGCGCTGCTGAACGCTCGGCGCGGCCAGCGTGTCCGATTCAAACTCCCGTCTGGTGAGACGGAATTGGAGATCGTGGACATGGCGTACGAGACTTGA
- a CDS encoding isoamylase early set domain-containing protein has protein sequence MSMNRYGARQTLHVVNFICHAPQAQEVSLVGDFNEWNPATHPMKRMPDGGWLLTVELKHGHHRYAFLADGNLTLDPHAQGITRNDKGERVSLIPVS, from the coding sequence ATGAGCATGAACCGATATGGTGCCCGACAGACTTTGCACGTGGTGAACTTCATCTGCCACGCGCCGCAGGCTCAAGAGGTGAGTTTGGTGGGCGACTTCAACGAGTGGAACCCGGCGACACATCCCATGAAACGAATGCCCGACGGCGGCTGGTTGCTCACCGTGGAACTGAAACACGGCCATCACCGCTACGCCTTCCTGGCGGATGGTAATTTGACGCTGGATCCGCACGCGCAAGGCATTACGCGCAATGACAAGGGCGAGCGGGTTTCCTTGATACCGGTCAGTTGA
- a CDS encoding carboxypeptidase regulatory-like domain-containing protein, translated as MNNVLQTNTDNLNRFSFKTCHRIFLLVLAAVLLPSLPTRAVTFTVTPAAVSNTYTGVITLNVAGVTNGEQVIVQRYLDANSNSVVDAAEPLIDAFRISDGGVSTIGGVTNINVPFDSNSATDAITTTLSFALPIESTVAQSIFRLVSPTGNFAATSATFNVTNAALAQSLSGSVYANSTPLPNAIVVALLLPSQNFVGAAVTDNTGHYFLKVPPGTYVLLPTLLNYFTDQSMLPVVTLTNGMAATNNLFLTNGTVTISGRVYDAANSNTLGGVFLQLQSGNLFAISFTDTNGNYSAAVTPDNWDLKVEGNRLVRRAYMEPGGQQVNTSTGSVANVDFALRKANALFYGRIADASNAPLANIDFFAGDNFNQFKADGFSDANGNYAVAVLSTNNPWNCQPSSDNPALNGYIVTSGISTNISAGQAVLLNFTVQPATAQISGHLQDNLGNPVSGIGVGAYATIGGSSYNTAQVDTDGAGNYSFAAAAGVWNVYANCCGNNGLDSQNLYDPLMHTVNIPPTNVVLNITVYTIGVPFLSQPSKFSSTQFGFNLSGASGSNYTIQASTNLSSTNWFTVSVVSNLPGNLFFIQDNEATNKQRFYRALLGP; from the coding sequence ATGAATAACGTCTTGCAAACCAACACTGACAACTTGAACCGCTTCTCCTTCAAAACCTGCCACCGCATTTTCCTCCTCGTCCTGGCGGCAGTGCTGCTTCCGAGTCTCCCGACTCGCGCCGTCACGTTCACGGTCACGCCAGCCGCCGTGAGCAATACCTACACGGGGGTCATCACCTTGAATGTCGCCGGCGTCACTAATGGCGAGCAGGTCATCGTGCAACGATACCTCGACGCGAACAGCAACAGTGTCGTGGATGCCGCCGAGCCGCTGATTGACGCCTTCCGCATCTCCGACGGCGGGGTCAGCACCATCGGCGGCGTCACGAACATCAACGTGCCGTTCGACAGCAACTCGGCCACCGACGCGATCACCACCACGCTGAGTTTTGCGCTGCCTATCGAAAGCACCGTGGCGCAATCCATTTTCCGCCTCGTCAGTCCCACCGGGAATTTTGCGGCAACGAGCGCCACGTTTAACGTCACGAACGCCGCTCTGGCTCAATCGCTCAGCGGCAGCGTGTATGCGAACAGCACGCCGTTGCCGAACGCGATCGTCGTGGCGCTGCTGCTGCCGTCGCAGAATTTTGTTGGCGCGGCGGTCACTGATAACACAGGGCACTACTTCCTGAAAGTTCCACCCGGCACTTACGTGCTGCTGCCCACGCTCTTGAATTATTTTACGGACCAATCGATGCTGCCGGTCGTGACCTTGACCAACGGCATGGCGGCGACCAACAATCTTTTCCTGACCAACGGCACCGTGACGATTTCCGGCCGCGTTTATGACGCGGCGAACAGCAACACCCTGGGCGGCGTGTTCCTCCAATTGCAGTCGGGTAACCTGTTTGCCATTTCATTCACCGATACCAACGGCAACTACAGCGCCGCTGTCACGCCGGATAACTGGGACCTCAAGGTCGAGGGCAACCGGCTGGTTCGCCGTGCTTACATGGAGCCCGGCGGGCAGCAGGTCAACACCAGCACCGGCAGCGTGGCCAATGTTGACTTTGCTCTGCGCAAAGCGAACGCGCTTTTTTACGGCCGCATTGCGGATGCGTCCAACGCGCCCCTCGCCAACATTGATTTTTTCGCCGGAGATAATTTTAATCAATTCAAAGCCGACGGCTTCAGCGATGCCAACGGCAATTACGCCGTCGCCGTCCTGTCCACCAACAACCCCTGGAACTGCCAACCCTCCAGTGATAATCCCGCCCTGAACGGCTACATCGTGACCAGCGGCATTTCGACGAACATCTCCGCCGGCCAGGCCGTGCTGCTGAACTTCACCGTTCAACCGGCGACCGCGCAAATCTCCGGACACTTGCAAGATAATCTGGGCAATCCCGTCTCGGGCATAGGCGTCGGCGCGTATGCGACCATTGGTGGTAGCAGCTACAACACGGCGCAAGTGGATACTGACGGTGCGGGCAATTACTCGTTCGCGGCCGCCGCGGGAGTTTGGAATGTGTATGCCAATTGCTGCGGCAACAACGGATTGGACAGCCAGAATCTTTATGATCCCCTCATGCACACGGTGAACATCCCGCCCACGAATGTGGTGCTCAACATCACGGTTTATACCATCGGCGTGCCGTTCTTGAGCCAGCCGTCGAAGTTTTCGTCCACGCAGTTCGGTTTCAACCTCAGTGGGGCTTCCGGCAGCAACTACACCATTCAGGCTTCCACCAACCTGTCGTCAACCAATTGGTTCACCGTGTCGGTGGTGAGCAACCTGCCGGGGAATTTATTCTTCATTCAGGACAACGAGGCCACGAACAAACAGCGCTTCTATCGCGCGTTGCTCGGACCGTAA
- a CDS encoding PQQ-dependent sugar dehydrogenase produces MIFSKQLLLTELVLCAITALALSVRGQATNSLPAIELRVAFPNLKVNRPLWLEEAPDGSKRLFLIEQAGRILIVPKDRNGKETKVFLDIVNRKPFVKNEEGLLAMAFHPQFKSNGKFYVYYSRHEPKRNRLSEFRAARGNRNKADLASERVLMETTQPYWNHDGATLLFGPDGFLYLSLGDGGLANDPHNVGQSLHFVLGKILRLDVDARTGDLPYAIPKDNPFVAREKDGSLKANPFDTQDDGVRPEIWAYGLRNVWRMSFDRETGALWAGDVGQDKWEEVDLIVKGGNYGWNVREGFHPFKESTQKSKFIDPVIEYPHNPTLAKESKFPEHSHGTSITGGYVYRGKKMPRLRGVYLYADFTLGTIWGLRYENGQVTASGTLAKSNPSRQIASFAEDRDGEIYVLAFDGKIYELAEARE; encoded by the coding sequence ATGATTTTCTCAAAACAACTTTTGCTCACGGAGCTGGTTCTTTGTGCAATCACCGCCCTGGCGTTGTCGGTGCGCGGCCAGGCGACGAACTCGTTGCCGGCCATCGAACTTCGCGTCGCATTTCCCAATCTCAAAGTGAACCGTCCCCTCTGGCTGGAGGAAGCGCCGGATGGGTCCAAGCGATTGTTCCTCATCGAACAAGCCGGGCGAATTTTGATTGTTCCGAAGGACCGCAACGGCAAGGAGACGAAAGTTTTCCTCGACATCGTCAATCGAAAACCTTTTGTGAAGAACGAAGAAGGGTTGCTCGCCATGGCCTTTCATCCGCAGTTCAAATCAAACGGTAAATTCTACGTTTATTACTCCCGGCATGAGCCGAAACGCAATCGGCTCAGCGAATTCCGCGCCGCGCGTGGCAATCGCAACAAGGCTGATCTGGCCTCGGAGCGTGTCCTCATGGAAACCACGCAACCTTATTGGAACCACGACGGCGCCACGCTGCTGTTTGGTCCGGACGGTTTTCTCTACCTCAGTCTAGGTGACGGCGGCCTCGCCAATGACCCGCACAACGTCGGCCAGAGCCTCCACTTCGTGCTCGGCAAAATCCTCCGCCTCGACGTTGACGCGCGCACTGGCGATTTGCCCTACGCCATTCCCAAGGACAATCCGTTTGTCGCCCGCGAAAAGGACGGTTCGCTCAAGGCGAATCCTTTCGATACCCAGGACGATGGCGTGCGTCCCGAGATCTGGGCCTATGGGCTGCGCAACGTCTGGCGGATGAGTTTTGATCGCGAGACCGGCGCGTTGTGGGCCGGCGACGTCGGCCAGGACAAGTGGGAGGAGGTTGATCTGATTGTCAAAGGCGGCAACTACGGCTGGAACGTTCGCGAAGGATTTCATCCGTTCAAGGAATCAACGCAAAAGTCAAAGTTCATTGATCCGGTCATCGAATATCCACACAACCCGACGCTGGCAAAGGAATCCAAATTCCCCGAACACAGTCACGGCACGAGCATCACCGGCGGTTATGTCTATCGCGGGAAAAAAATGCCGCGACTTCGCGGAGTCTATCTCTATGCGGACTTCACGTTGGGGACGATCTGGGGATTGCGATATGAAAATGGTCAGGTGACGGCAAGCGGAACTTTGGCAAAGTCAAATCCCTCCCGGCAAATCGCAAGCTTTGCGGAAGATCGCGATGGCGAGATTTACGTCCTGGCGTTCGATGGAAAAATTTACGAACTGGCGGAAGCCCGTGAGTAG